A DNA window from bacterium contains the following coding sequences:
- the pyrF gene encoding orotidine-5'-phosphate decarboxylase, whose translation MNQNISERAAKTNFGDRLLRSVMQKKSVLVIGLDPRPEDLPSPLLSEIRSGFSPDSLGPGREDKSLARAVYTGVRKFCIEIIDSTADFACAVKPQIAFFEQLGPAGYRILGDILARARNRELIVIMDVKRGDIGTTSDAYARAWLASVTPAGVPNTLECDAVTLAPYLGWDTVASFAPYFENGKGAFVLCRTSNKSAVEFQDLKSGNERIWEKTAQLIAKWGSDKTGESGFSSIGAVTGATYPEEGRRIREILPNAWFLVPGIGAQGGKPEDARCFTRADGTGAIFNASRGVIYAYKSREYERFGEKGFADAARAAAENLRTVLWENCGIL comes from the coding sequence ATGAACCAAAACATTTCGGAACGTGCGGCAAAAACAAATTTCGGCGACAGGTTGCTCCGGTCGGTTATGCAAAAAAAATCCGTTCTTGTAATCGGGCTGGATCCGCGCCCTGAAGACTTGCCTTCTCCATTGCTGTCCGAAATTCGTAGTGGATTCAGCCCCGATTCCCTGGGACCGGGAAGGGAAGACAAAAGTCTTGCCCGCGCCGTTTACACGGGCGTAAGAAAGTTCTGCATCGAAATTATCGACTCTACGGCCGACTTTGCATGCGCCGTGAAACCGCAGATTGCTTTTTTTGAACAGCTTGGCCCGGCCGGATACAGAATTTTGGGTGACATACTTGCGCGAGCGCGCAACAGGGAACTGATCGTGATTATGGACGTCAAGCGGGGGGACATAGGAACTACAAGCGACGCCTATGCCCGCGCTTGGCTTGCATCGGTAACGCCTGCTGGAGTGCCAAACACCCTCGAATGCGATGCGGTTACCCTGGCGCCTTATTTGGGATGGGACACAGTCGCTTCGTTCGCCCCTTATTTTGAAAACGGTAAGGGTGCGTTCGTTCTTTGCAGAACGAGCAATAAAAGTGCCGTAGAATTTCAGGATTTGAAATCCGGAAACGAGCGAATATGGGAGAAAACCGCGCAGTTGATTGCAAAATGGGGCTCGGACAAAACCGGGGAGTCAGGTTTTTCTTCGATTGGAGCGGTCACTGGCGCCACTTACCCGGAAGAAGGCCGCCGGATTAGGGAAATTCTGCCGAACGCCTGGTTTCTGGTGCCCGGTATTGGCGCGCAAGGTGGAAAGCCGGAAGACGCCAGGTGCTTTACAAGAGCGGACGGAACCGGAGCAATTTTCAACGCCAGCAGGGGCGTGATATACGCATATAAGTCCAGAGAATACGAGCGATTTGGCGAAAAGGGATTTGCCGATGCCGCCAGAGCAGCCGCCGAAAACCTCCGAACCGTACTTTGGGAAAATTGCGGTATATTGTGA
- a CDS encoding prepilin-type N-terminal cleavage/methylation domain-containing protein — MINSRSSGFTLIELMIVVAIIAIIAATAVPIMLASRQQAQIKSVISTLRNISSAEEAFYPKNWIYGDFITLQTNGFLDARFSANSVEMFGYTIEISLTNGGQGFTVVATPSFDGPTFTLTEDYAITES; from the coding sequence ATGATTAATTCCCGTTCGAGCGGATTTACGCTTATCGAGCTGATGATTGTAGTGGCGATAATCGCGATTATCGCGGCAACCGCGGTGCCGATAATGCTTGCATCTAGACAACAAGCGCAAATCAAGTCGGTTATCAGTACGCTACGCAACATTTCGTCGGCGGAGGAAGCCTTTTATCCCAAAAACTGGATTTACGGGGATTTCATAACGCTTCAAACGAATGGTTTTCTAGATGCACGCTTCTCCGCTAATTCCGTAGAAATGTTCGGATACACGATTGAGATTTCCCTCACAAACGGAGGTCAGGGTTTCACCGTGGTGGCAACACCCTCCTTCGACGGTCCAACATTCACGTTGACGGAAGACTACGCCATAACCGAATCGTAA
- the tsaB gene encoding tRNA (adenosine(37)-N6)-threonylcarbamoyltransferase complex dimerization subunit type 1 TsaB: MVKLLAIDTSGPTCILAVHLDGEEAEVKIEFDKSKNEALKQSVAGLLSDFGLRPDMLTHIAVGVGPGKFIRLRTGISFANGLASSIGVPIVQVDSLAVLGYSCIADPKKIAAVREGGKGKVFFAVGLKDSEDPLFDPRTPWKYGPSETTFDKLCDSAMAYAELIALDDDAQAGFQQRILVPGTHFAHVHSDAKVQAFLRLAIEGVRRNRFCAIAVPRYGDPIWK; this comes from the coding sequence TTGGTTAAGCTGTTAGCAATTGATACGAGCGGCCCGACGTGTATTTTGGCCGTTCATTTGGACGGGGAAGAGGCAGAGGTCAAAATTGAATTTGACAAGTCAAAAAACGAGGCTTTAAAGCAATCCGTCGCCGGTTTACTGTCGGATTTCGGACTGCGCCCGGATATGCTTACCCATATAGCCGTAGGCGTAGGGCCGGGAAAGTTTATTCGGCTGAGAACCGGTATTTCATTTGCGAACGGGCTTGCATCATCAATCGGCGTACCGATTGTCCAGGTGGACTCTCTTGCGGTTCTTGGATATTCTTGTATAGCGGATCCGAAAAAAATCGCCGCCGTTCGCGAAGGAGGAAAAGGCAAAGTATTTTTCGCCGTTGGCCTTAAGGATTCAGAAGATCCACTATTCGATCCGCGCACGCCTTGGAAATACGGCCCTTCTGAAACCACTTTTGACAAATTGTGTGATTCCGCGATGGCTTACGCCGAGCTGATTGCACTCGATGACGATGCACAAGCAGGCTTTCAACAAAGAATACTGGTTCCCGGCACCCACTTTGCCCACGTTCACAGTGACGCCAAAGTGCAGGCGTTTTTAAGGCTGGCTATCGAAGGAGTAAGGCGCAACAGGTTTTGCGCGATCGCTGTGCCCCGATACGGCGATCCGATTTGGAAATGA
- the tsaE gene encoding tRNA (adenosine(37)-N6)-threonylcarbamoyltransferase complex ATPase subunit type 1 TsaE, producing MFQLGFDIASRIARPLNFWLIGPLGAGKTVFAKGLLKGIGASEQATSPSYLVAKEYIDGRIRAVHLDLFRMSGIEKMRELGLLEYFDDSWLVICEWADRLENHAEYGGLIVRFEYANSDKRTVEFEIVQNATSSEISAELGELILG from the coding sequence ATGTTCCAGCTTGGATTCGATATAGCTTCCAGAATTGCGCGGCCGCTCAATTTCTGGCTAATCGGGCCGCTGGGTGCCGGAAAAACGGTGTTTGCAAAGGGCCTGCTGAAAGGAATCGGGGCGTCCGAACAAGCAACGTCTCCTTCATATTTGGTTGCTAAAGAATACATCGACGGCAGAATCCGCGCCGTTCATTTGGATCTTTTCAGAATGTCCGGAATCGAGAAAATGAGGGAGCTTGGTCTTCTGGAATATTTTGACGACTCCTGGCTGGTGATCTGCGAATGGGCGGACCGGCTGGAAAACCACGCGGAATACGGAGGTTTAATAGTTCGATTCGAGTATGCCAATAGCGACAAACGTACCGTTGAATTTGAGATAGTTCAAAATGCTACGTCCAGTGAAATAAGCGCTGAACTTGGAGAATTGATTCTTGGTTAA
- a CDS encoding DUF58 domain-containing protein: MSQLEQLQIIAKKMFRGKLRGEKRSRKLGQSVEFHDFRQYMPGDDIRRIDWNLYGRIERYFVKLFVEEEDLTLYLLVDSSKSMSFGTPPKFDYARRLAAALAYISLSNLERVSVAVFDTDLGVIQRPTRGRSKFVHLFKILEAQKADGKTSLVQAVAEFLALKQAPGVVAIISDFLFPFPARALSGLVGRGNQVALIQVLLPEEIKPELSGDLELLDSESGERVEVSMGSSVFKMYVERLAELQSELSRWAARTSSDYVLIPSGRDLTKAVLGDLRNRVIR; the protein is encoded by the coding sequence ATGTCCCAGCTTGAGCAACTGCAGATAATCGCCAAAAAGATGTTTCGAGGCAAGCTCCGAGGGGAAAAACGCAGCCGAAAGCTCGGACAGAGTGTTGAATTCCACGATTTCAGGCAATACATGCCGGGCGACGATATCAGGCGAATCGATTGGAACCTCTATGGTCGGATAGAACGCTATTTCGTAAAGTTGTTCGTCGAAGAGGAGGATTTGACGCTGTACCTTCTCGTGGATTCCTCGAAATCGATGTCGTTCGGCACGCCGCCCAAGTTCGATTACGCACGAAGGCTCGCCGCGGCGTTGGCATATATCTCGCTTTCAAACCTGGAAAGGGTATCGGTAGCCGTTTTCGATACCGACCTTGGTGTGATTCAAAGACCGACACGCGGGCGCAGCAAATTCGTCCACCTGTTCAAAATACTCGAGGCGCAAAAGGCTGACGGGAAAACGTCGCTTGTTCAGGCGGTAGCCGAGTTCCTTGCACTTAAACAAGCGCCGGGCGTTGTCGCGATTATTTCCGACTTTCTGTTTCCTTTTCCCGCTCGTGCGCTTTCCGGGCTTGTCGGCAGAGGAAACCAGGTGGCGCTTATCCAAGTGCTTCTTCCAGAAGAAATAAAGCCGGAATTGTCCGGCGATTTGGAGCTGCTGGATTCCGAATCTGGCGAACGAGTGGAAGTTAGCATGGGAAGTTCAGTATTCAAGATGTATGTCGAAAGGCTGGCGGAACTTCAATCCGAGCTTTCCCGATGGGCAGCACGTACATCAAGCGATTATGTATTAATTCCTTCAGGACGTGACCTAACCAAGGCGGTTCTGGGCGATTTGAGAAACCGAGTAATTCGGTAA
- a CDS encoding replication-associated recombination protein A, whose product MRPRTLDEFAGQEHLVGEGKLLRNLIVSDNMPSLILWGPPGCGKTSLANIIAEATGAQFIKLSAVTSGIKDVKEVVDKAGTHRSMFGKPTILFVDEIHRFNKAQQDAFLPHVENGTITLIGATTENPSFEVIGPLLSRCKVLVLQPLNADSIVSILQNALSETERGLGTLKIVVSDQDLHRIAQVSDGDARFALNTLELAVEIYLARHPEAKDYEPATVELTEELLKEALQEKAVRYDKEGEEHFDQISALHKAVRGSDPDGALYWLMRMLAGGEDPKYLVRRMIRMAAEDIGLADPNALVLAVAVKDAVEFVGLPECDVHLAELAIYLACAPKSNKAYLAVGTARRLIEDTGSLPVPLHIRNAPTRLMKELGYGKDYDYQHDHPGAFSPQKYLPDEIDGSVLYRPSSRGYEAKLAEKLKKLWPERYSGDSRD is encoded by the coding sequence ATGCGCCCTCGGACGCTCGACGAGTTCGCAGGACAGGAGCATTTAGTCGGCGAGGGCAAATTGCTGCGGAATCTGATTGTCAGCGACAATATGCCATCGCTGATACTTTGGGGGCCGCCGGGATGTGGAAAAACGTCGCTTGCCAACATAATCGCGGAAGCGACAGGAGCGCAGTTTATTAAACTATCCGCGGTTACGAGCGGCATCAAGGATGTAAAAGAGGTCGTTGATAAGGCCGGTACCCACCGATCCATGTTCGGAAAGCCAACGATCCTTTTCGTTGACGAGATTCATCGGTTCAACAAAGCCCAGCAGGACGCGTTCCTGCCCCATGTCGAAAACGGGACAATCACGCTTATCGGTGCAACAACCGAGAATCCGAGCTTCGAGGTTATCGGGCCGCTACTATCAAGATGCAAAGTATTGGTTTTGCAGCCTCTGAATGCCGATTCAATAGTTTCGATATTGCAAAACGCTCTTTCGGAAACCGAGCGCGGCCTTGGAACGCTCAAAATAGTAGTGTCCGACCAAGACCTGCATAGAATTGCGCAGGTGTCTGACGGCGATGCAAGATTTGCACTCAACACGCTCGAGCTTGCAGTCGAGATTTATTTAGCAAGACATCCGGAAGCTAAAGATTACGAACCGGCCACCGTGGAGCTTACGGAGGAACTTCTGAAGGAAGCGCTGCAGGAAAAGGCCGTGCGCTACGACAAGGAGGGCGAGGAGCATTTTGACCAGATAAGTGCTCTGCACAAGGCGGTTCGGGGAAGCGATCCTGACGGTGCGCTTTACTGGCTGATGCGTATGCTTGCGGGAGGCGAAGACCCGAAATACCTTGTACGAAGGATGATTCGGATGGCGGCGGAGGATATCGGATTGGCCGATCCAAATGCACTCGTGCTTGCCGTCGCGGTGAAAGACGCCGTCGAGTTCGTGGGGCTGCCGGAGTGCGACGTTCACCTTGCAGAGCTGGCCATATACTTGGCATGCGCCCCGAAGTCAAACAAGGCGTACCTCGCGGTTGGTACGGCCCGCCGGCTAATCGAGGACACCGGCAGCCTGCCGGTTCCTTTGCACATCCGCAATGCGCCGACAAGACTGATGAAAGAGCTGGGATACGGAAAGGATTACGACTACCAGCACGATCACCCGGGAGCCTTCAGCCCGCAGAAGTACTTGCCGGATGAAATAGATGGAAGTGTGTTATATAGGCCGTCTTCCCGCGGTTATGAGGCGAAGCTGGCCGAAAAGCTTAAGAAGTTGTGGCCGGAAAGATATTCTGGCGACTCCCGGGATTAG
- the lptC gene encoding LPS export ABC transporter periplasmic protein LptC, with the protein MAIVTIAAVIGGVNLIFYNSEREINAIVNRPRQAKYSIALNENRATGINDRGEIVWEIESEKVTVSAREDQYEFHKATARFFDSQGPNLYIEVEKIVYDEPSQDLHLLGGVHLLTRDEMAVSTEEVHWRHYSNQFIFPKQVELRTKEGNLVSADYMHGDKNLRQLFFVGHCQIKIIELKDTKFISDRELTKTQLKLQDFKNIFISADKVYYDKELEVTVAVSSFSDKQYNVTDPRTGMPVEIDYGDEPPGQIYFRKGEIELVANHVEVHQKDSWAKCYGNVQMRINPAEIKPNDAPALRSMKKRTTLITANDIEYFWDSDYARTYGRSVVMQDDRRAGAWGVTYYGKFQDDETGQLRKVVWLDDEIFIFQGSGEWLKEDEVLKDFKNPDVEKMLFEAVKVTGDKAVLFLDSADIYGAGNVRVRQKDKIATCDEMLFDDKKKKFTCQGHVLYVNKKDESFTGEQIIFFSDSDDIEVNGKADASIRIPPKYTKKFDEVKRSLAERGAKNTSDEEAVAIAEAERAKWREENKPWEFLPGWIDDVLLPGFGKGSRPLFPEAPAEAFSADGFDWMQRLSGDEVGITPWKKDGAAPGQPGFGRSGDAEVLPEGIPLAPPQVSGLSGRDAVSEKRRELGLEDPREVPGRLPLSPPTGGEFIPPPIKESGEKSADGPLELFFKLQDDMNSRHDNSSGDSGKSGESNDIPADSGNKRDPGDAIVIEPRKDVDDK; encoded by the coding sequence TTGGCAATCGTCACTATTGCCGCGGTTATTGGCGGCGTCAATCTGATTTTCTACAATTCTGAACGCGAAATAAACGCCATTGTCAACAGGCCACGCCAGGCGAAATACAGCATCGCGCTAAACGAGAACCGGGCTACGGGTATAAACGATCGCGGGGAAATCGTCTGGGAAATCGAGAGTGAAAAAGTGACCGTTTCCGCACGCGAAGACCAGTATGAATTTCATAAGGCTACCGCCCGGTTTTTTGACAGCCAGGGTCCGAACCTGTATATCGAAGTCGAGAAAATCGTGTACGACGAGCCTTCCCAGGATCTTCATCTTCTTGGCGGAGTGCACCTTTTAACCAGAGATGAAATGGCCGTCTCAACCGAGGAAGTCCACTGGCGGCACTATTCCAATCAATTCATCTTTCCGAAGCAGGTCGAACTTCGTACAAAGGAAGGAAATTTGGTTTCCGCAGATTACATGCACGGGGATAAAAACCTTCGCCAGCTTTTCTTCGTGGGTCATTGCCAGATTAAAATCATTGAACTCAAAGACACAAAATTCATTAGCGACCGCGAGCTTACGAAAACACAGCTCAAGCTCCAGGACTTCAAAAACATCTTCATTTCGGCAGACAAGGTCTATTACGACAAGGAGCTCGAGGTTACTGTCGCTGTAAGTTCGTTTTCCGACAAACAGTATAATGTGACCGATCCCCGGACAGGAATGCCGGTTGAAATCGACTACGGCGACGAGCCGCCCGGTCAGATTTATTTTCGGAAGGGAGAAATCGAGCTGGTCGCCAATCACGTGGAAGTCCATCAAAAGGACTCCTGGGCGAAATGCTACGGCAACGTGCAAATGAGGATCAATCCAGCGGAGATTAAGCCAAACGACGCTCCCGCCCTGCGTTCGATGAAAAAGCGTACGACCCTGATTACCGCCAACGACATAGAATACTTTTGGGATTCGGACTACGCGCGCACGTACGGCAGAAGCGTTGTCATGCAAGACGATCGCAGGGCCGGCGCCTGGGGAGTCACCTATTACGGCAAGTTCCAGGATGACGAAACCGGCCAATTGCGCAAGGTTGTGTGGCTGGATGACGAGATTTTTATTTTTCAAGGCAGCGGAGAGTGGCTTAAGGAAGACGAGGTTCTAAAAGATTTTAAAAATCCGGATGTCGAGAAGATGTTATTTGAGGCGGTCAAAGTCACCGGCGATAAAGCCGTGTTGTTTCTTGATTCGGCGGATATTTACGGAGCCGGAAACGTCCGCGTGAGGCAAAAAGATAAAATCGCGACTTGCGACGAGATGCTGTTTGACGACAAGAAAAAGAAATTCACATGTCAAGGACACGTCCTGTACGTCAACAAGAAGGATGAAAGTTTTACGGGCGAGCAGATCATCTTTTTCTCGGATTCTGACGACATCGAGGTAAACGGCAAAGCCGACGCTTCGATAAGAATCCCGCCGAAGTACACGAAAAAATTTGACGAAGTTAAGCGCAGTCTGGCGGAACGCGGTGCAAAAAACACATCCGACGAAGAGGCCGTCGCGATTGCCGAAGCGGAGCGGGCCAAGTGGCGCGAGGAGAACAAGCCCTGGGAATTTCTGCCCGGATGGATTGACGACGTGCTGCTGCCGGGATTTGGCAAAGGAAGCCGTCCCTTATTTCCAGAAGCCCCGGCTGAAGCGTTTTCGGCGGACGGATTTGATTGGATGCAGAGATTGTCGGGCGACGAGGTAGGAATTACACCGTGGAAAAAGGACGGCGCGGCGCCGGGCCAACCCGGATTTGGCCGTTCCGGTGATGCCGAGGTTCTTCCCGAAGGCATTCCCTTGGCTCCGCCGCAAGTTTCGGGACTTTCGGGGCGAGATGCGGTCAGCGAAAAGAGGCGCGAACTCGGATTGGAAGATCCAAGAGAGGTTCCGGGGCGATTGCCGCTCTCCCCTCCGACCGGAGGCGAGTTCATTCCCCCTCCAATAAAGGAATCTGGCGAAAAAAGTGCAGACGGACCACTGGAGCTTTTTTTCAAACTCCAGGACGATATGAATTCAAGGCACGACAACTCATCAGGAGACTCAGGTAAATCGGGCGAATCCAACGACATTCCAGCCGACAGCGGTAACAAAAGAGATCCGGGCGATGCGATTGTCATCGAACCGCGCAAGGATGTGGATGACAAATGA
- the lptC gene encoding LPS export ABC transporter periplasmic protein LptC, producing the protein MFIPNGRITGNTTDKLYHVEGGLEVYYFDVKITADEADIDQNTETATLSGNVFFEDPEYRITCNKLFVDYKNNWMSAEGFVQFNRYNEGKAKVVETLSKRNRLITVLKNKTTKVYCGKLNYNWDTEDFSAEGEVKVVQEGLTIEASEMSYEKATGNYSLSGDVVLVMDNYDWLYQAKVVAQEDADLVKSLTKRKTTIKCESMLVNDENGNVRCLKGTGEDRVTVDQGDKRLECDDLAVDDAKKTMTTKGNVKYWQKDGNWLVEGGLIKREEAEKELLDEIQEPMTILAETMLFDYDKRKMEGLAGDGETIKIEGRKGRGAQSKKMTFDDKEKLLEMSGGVIINSGEEFLYCDSLSADTDNKVYIFSGDVDGFFMYQNREKKGEAEEIAPADSGNANGSQSRESTR; encoded by the coding sequence ATGTTTATCCCCAATGGGCGGATTACCGGCAATACAACCGACAAGCTTTATCATGTGGAAGGCGGCCTTGAAGTTTATTACTTCGATGTCAAGATTACGGCGGACGAGGCGGATATTGACCAAAACACCGAAACTGCCACGCTTTCCGGAAATGTTTTTTTCGAGGATCCGGAATATCGAATCACTTGCAACAAGCTTTTTGTGGATTACAAAAACAACTGGATGAGCGCGGAAGGATTCGTGCAGTTCAACCGGTACAACGAAGGCAAGGCCAAAGTCGTTGAAACTCTGTCCAAGCGCAACCGTTTGATTACAGTGTTGAAAAACAAAACAACCAAAGTTTATTGTGGCAAGCTCAATTACAATTGGGATACTGAAGACTTTTCGGCAGAAGGCGAAGTCAAGGTTGTACAGGAAGGTCTGACAATAGAAGCTTCCGAAATGAGCTACGAAAAGGCAACCGGCAATTACTCGTTGTCTGGAGATGTCGTCTTGGTAATGGACAACTACGACTGGCTTTACCAGGCAAAGGTGGTAGCGCAGGAAGATGCGGACTTGGTCAAATCCCTAACCAAACGCAAGACGACGATCAAGTGCGAAAGCATGCTTGTGAACGACGAAAATGGCAACGTGCGCTGTCTTAAGGGGACCGGAGAGGACCGCGTGACTGTGGATCAGGGCGATAAAAGGCTTGAATGCGACGATTTGGCGGTTGACGATGCAAAGAAAACAATGACAACCAAGGGCAATGTCAAATACTGGCAAAAGGACGGCAACTGGCTCGTCGAAGGCGGCCTTATTAAACGGGAAGAAGCGGAGAAGGAACTTCTTGACGAAATACAGGAACCGATGACAATCCTAGCCGAAACCATGCTTTTTGATTATGACAAGCGTAAGATGGAAGGCCTGGCGGGAGATGGTGAAACAATCAAAATCGAAGGCCGAAAGGGCAGGGGAGCCCAATCGAAGAAAATGACCTTCGACGACAAGGAAAAGCTTCTTGAAATGTCCGGCGGCGTGATTATTAATTCCGGCGAGGAATTTCTTTATTGCGATTCATTGTCGGCTGATACAGACAACAAGGTATATATTTTCAGCGGGGACGTGGACGGATTTTTCATGTATCAGAACCGCGAAAAGAAGGGCGAAGCCGAAGAAATCGCGCCAGCGGATTCGGGCAACGCTAATGGAAGTCAATCCCGCGAGTCGACGCGGTAA
- a CDS encoding iron-sulfur cluster assembly scaffold protein translates to MMDWLYGEVVKDHFLNPRNALYSDTADWDASADGIGTVGSPVCGDMMRVWIKVDRDSGRIRDLRWKTFGCASAIASTSMMSEVVLEDGGMTLEQARALTPRDILRKLGGLPEHKIHCSVLGDKALRAAINDYYTRIGMSEKVIDKPSAVICECLQVTDNDIEEAVLEGVRDFAGLQNRTKAGTACTKCHDSLKRILGEYMAKYFSADAEDAVQF, encoded by the coding sequence ATGATGGACTGGCTTTATGGAGAGGTGGTTAAGGACCATTTCCTCAACCCGCGCAACGCCCTTTATTCGGACACCGCGGACTGGGACGCATCCGCGGACGGTATCGGCACGGTCGGTTCTCCGGTATGCGGTGATATGATGCGTGTTTGGATTAAGGTTGACCGCGACTCGGGCCGCATTCGGGATCTGAGATGGAAGACCTTCGGCTGCGCAAGCGCCATCGCATCCACTTCAATGATGAGCGAAGTCGTACTTGAGGATGGCGGCATGACGTTGGAACAGGCTCGAGCACTAACGCCCAGGGACATACTTAGAAAGCTCGGCGGTTTGCCTGAGCATAAAATTCACTGCAGCGTGCTTGGAGATAAAGCGCTTAGAGCCGCAATAAATGACTATTATACTCGGATTGGAATGTCGGAAAAGGTCATCGACAAGCCTTCCGCGGTGATATGCGAATGCTTGCAGGTGACCGACAACGACATAGAAGAAGCTGTTCTGGAAGGAGTACGTGATTTCGCGGGTTTGCAAAACAGAACCAAGGCTGGTACGGCTTGCACCAAATGCCATGACTCGCTTAAAAGAATTCTCGGCGAGTATATGGCGAAATATTTTTCCGCAGATGCGGAGGATGCTGTCCAATTTTAG